In the genome of Raphanus sativus cultivar WK10039 chromosome 4, ASM80110v3, whole genome shotgun sequence, one region contains:
- the LOC108849712 gene encoding protein transport protein SEC13 homolog B gives MSGQKIETGHEDMIHDVQMDYYGKKVATASSDCTIKITGVTNNGGGSQHHLATLTGHRGPVWQVAWAHPKFGSILASCSYDGQVILWKEGSQNQWTQAHVFTDHKSSVNSIAWAPYELGLSLACGSSDGNVSVFTARADGGWDTAKIEQAHPVGVTSVSWAPSTSPGALVTSSSLDPVYKLASGGCDNTVKVWKLSDGSWKMDCSPALKKHTDWVRDVAWAPNLGLPKSTIASGSQDGRVIIWTVGKEGEQWEGKVLKDFMTPVWRVSWSLTGNMLAVSDGNNNVTVWKEAVDGEWEQVTVLEP, from the coding sequence ATGTCGGGTCAGAAGATTGAAACGGGTCATGAGGACATGATCCACGACGTCCAAATGGATTACTACGGTAAGAAAGTTGCAACTGCTTCATCTGACTGCACCATCAAGATAACCGGCGTCACCAACAACGGTGGAGGATCCCAGCACCACCTAGCCACATTAACCGGCCACCGTGGTCCTGTCTGGCAGGTCGCATGGGCCCACCCTAAATTCGGATCGATCCTAGCCTCATGCTCCTATGACGGCCAAGTCATACTCTGGAAAGAAGGCAGCCAAAACCAATGGACACAAGCTCACGTCTTCACCGACCACAAATCTTCTGTCAACTCCATCGCCTGGGCTCCTTATGAGCTCGGACTGTCCCTGGCTTGCGGGTCGTCCGATGGTAACGTTTCGGTTTTCACTGCCCGTGCTGATGGTGGCTGGGACACGGCGAAGATCGAGCAAGCTCACCCGGTTGGTGTCACTTCTGTCTCGTGGGCTCCATCTACTTCCCCTGGTGCTCTTGTCACTTCTAGCTCGCTCGATCCGGTTTATAAGCTAGCTTCTGGTGGGTGTGATAATACAGTGAAAGTGTGGAAGCTCTCTGACGGGTCGTGGAAGATGGATTGCTCCCCGGCTCTGAAGAAGCACACTGATTGGGTCCGGGATGTGGCTTGGGCGCCCAACTTGGGGCTCCCTAAGTCGACCATTGCTAGTGGCTCGCAAGATGGGAGAGTGATCATATGGACGGTGGGGAAAGAAGGTGAGCAGTGGGAAGGTAAGGTTCTTAAGGACTTTATGACTCCGGTTTGGCGGGTGTCGTGGTCGTTGACCGGTAACATGTTGGCTGTGTCTGATGGGAACAATAACGTGACTGTGTGGAAAGAGGCGGTTGATGGAGAGTGGGAACAAGTCACCGTTCTTGAGCCGTAG
- the LOC108853324 gene encoding probable N-acetyltransferase HLS1 produces MVGQWGKEDDEKVVIRCYNDRRDRIQMECVEKSCEIGNDQTFLFTDTLGDPICRIRNTPLCTMLVADVGTKLVGSIQGSVKPVKFHDKSVNVGYVLGLRVVPPYRRCGIGSILVRKLEEWFVSHNVDYAYMATQKDNEASLGLFVGTLGYTIFRNPAILVNPVNPGRRLKLPSDIGIRKLKVEEAASWYRTHVAPTTDFFPDDIDKILGNKLSMGTWVGYYNNNDKINSWAIVSVWNSSKVFKLRIGKAPLSYVLLTKVCNLLGRFLLFLGLTALPDLFTPFGFYFLYGVHAEGPLRGKLVRALCDHVNNMAASDDGGACKVLVVEVDGENNGDDGSMSRFVPHWKMLSCDDDTWCIKPLKCEEKMTDLGEFNDMFWKSKSATLFVDPRDV; encoded by the exons ATGGTGGGGCAATGGGggaaagaagatgatgaaaagGTGGTGATCAGATGCTACAATGATCGTAGGGACAGAATTCAAATGGAATGTGTGGAGAAAAGTTGTGAGATTGGTAACGACCAAACTTTTCTCTTCACAGATACTTTAGGCGATCCCATCTGCAGAATTCGGAATACTCCTCTCTGCACCATGCTG GTGGCAGATGTTGGGACCAAGCTGGTTGGTTCCATACAAGGTTCAGTGAAGCCAGTTAAGTTTCATGATAAGTCAGTGAATGTGGGTTACGTTCTTGGTCTCAGAGTTGTGCCGCCTTATCGACGCTGTGGCATTGGTTCGATTCTAGTGAGAAAGCTGGAGGAATGGTTCGTCTCTCACAATGTTGACTATGCTTACATGGCCACCCAAAAGGACAATGAGGCCTCTCTCGGTCTTTTCGTCGGAACACTTGGCTATACCATCTTCAGAAACCCGGCAATTCTGGTCAATCCGGTAAACCCCGGTCGGCGTTTGAAATTGCCTTCTGATATCGGAATAAGGAAGCTAAAG GTGGAAGAAGCTGCATCATGGTACCGGACACACGTTGCACCAACGACAGATTTTTTCCCGGACGACATAGACAAAATCTTGGGGAACAAGTTAAGCATGGGGACATGGGTGGGTTATTACAACAATAACGACAAAATCAACAGTTGGGCAATTGTTAGTGTATGGAACAGTAGCAAAGTATTCAAACTTAGGATCGGGAAAGCTCCTTTGAGCTATGTGCTTCTTACCAAAGTTTGCAACCTTCTCGGAAGATTCTTGCTGTTTTTGGGCCTAACCGCATTACCTGATCTGTTTACTCCGTTTGGTTTTTATTTCCTTTACGGTGTTCACGCGGAAGGTCCGTTACGTGGGAAACTCGTTAGGGCATTGTGTGACCACGTTAATAACATGGCTGCCTCAGATGACGGCGGCGCGTGTAAGGTCCTGGTGGTAGAAGTCGACGGAGAAAATAACGGCGATGATGGTTCTATGAGTAGGTTTGTTCCGCATTGGAAAATGCTTTCATGTGACGATGACACATGGTGCATCAAACCGTTGAAATGTGAAGAAAAGATGACCGACTTGGGTGAATTTAACGATATGTTCTGGAAATCAAAATCGGCGACACTCTTTGTGGATCCAAGAGATGTGTAG